A portion of the Lolium rigidum isolate FL_2022 chromosome 1, APGP_CSIRO_Lrig_0.1, whole genome shotgun sequence genome contains these proteins:
- the LOC124682897 gene encoding Werner Syndrome-like exonuclease — MADETYVTYVDFEGHGIKTTVTSSGTAVKRWLREIRYMYRWVYHKLIVGLDVEWRPSYSSVQNPAALLQLCVGRRCLIFQLLHADYIPDDLEDFLADPGFRFVGVGVQEDANRLDNDHRLRVATTVDLRGLAADGMQMPWLRQAGLKGIASAVMGANIEKPQKVRVGPWDAYELSDEQINYACIDAFVSFEVGRKLLTGDY, encoded by the coding sequence ATGGCGGACGAGACGTACGTCACGTATGTCGACTTTGAGGGGCACGGCATCAAGACCACCGTCACGTCCTCCGGCACAGCCGTCAAGCGCTGGCTCCGGGAGATCCGCTACATGTACCGCTGGGTCTATCACAAGCTCATCGTCGGCCTGGACGTGGAGTGGCGCCCCAGCTACAGCAGCGTGCAGAACCCGGCGGCGCTCCTGCAGCTCTGCGTCGGCCGCCGCTGCCTCATCTTCCAGCTCCTCCACGCCGACTACATCCCCGACGACCTGGAGGATTTCCTAGCCGACCCCGGCTTCCgcttcgtcggcgtcggcgtgcAGGAGGACGCCAACCGCCTCGACAATGACCACCGCCTCCGGGTGGCCACCACCGTCGACCTGCGCGGCCTCGCGGCGGACGGGATGCAAATGCCCTGGCTCCGTCAGGCCGGGCTCAAGGGCATCGCGAGCGCCGTCATGGGGGCCAACATCGAGAAGCCACAGAAGGTGAGGGTGGGCCCGTGGGACGCCTACGAGCTATCGGACGAGCAGATCAACTACGCCTGCATCGACGCCTTCGTATCTTTCGAGGTCGGCCGGAAGCTGCTCACCGGCGACTACTAG